In Mytilus trossulus isolate FHL-02 chromosome 14, PNRI_Mtr1.1.1.hap1, whole genome shotgun sequence, a genomic segment contains:
- the LOC134697290 gene encoding putative divalent cation/proton antiporter TMEM165 — translation MKLITRFLFIFTWTILCVSIVEVLCENQKDIVKDIIKGKHDDKSSEHEKESSNEGSMFHALRKKSGNLGFLHAFLASLSVILVSEIGDKTFFIAAIMAMRHSRTIVFAGAISSLWLMTILSAIMGYATTIIPRWFTYYASSALFAVFGLKMIKEGYEMSPDEGQEEMDEVQADIKKQEEEYEKERLGTQDIETGVIRTPGRKWFHALVGTVFLQSFTLNFLAEWGDRSQIATIVLGARENIAGVIIGGCIGHFICTGIAVLGGRMVAQKISVRTVTLIGGVVFLIFALSAFFVMPE, via the exons ATGAAACTGATTACACggtttctgtttatttttacatggaCAATATTATGCGTCTCTATTGTTGAAGTTTTATgtgaaaatcaaaaagatatagTGAAAGACATTATCAAAGGAAAACACGACGACAAATCTAGTGAG catgAGAAAGAAAGCTCTAATGAAGGATCAATGTTCCACGCTTTGCGAAAGAAGAGTGGAAACTTAGGATTTCTCCATGCATTTTTGGCTTCATTATCTGTGATTCTTGTATCAGAGATTGGTGATAAGACATTTTTCATAGCAGCTATCATGGCTATGAGACATTCCAGAACTATTGTGTTTGCTGGTGCTATATCCTCTTTGTGGCTGATGACTATTTTATCAG ctATAATGGGATATGCCACGACTATTATTCCACGTTGGTTTACATATTATGCCTCCTCAGCATTATTTGCTGTGTTTGGTCTCAAGATGATTAAGGAAG GTTATGAGATGTCCCCTGATGAAGGCCAAGAAGAAATGGATGAAGTGCAGGCAGACATTAAAAAGCAAGAAGAGGAG TATGAAAAAGAGCGTCTAGGAACCCAGGATATAGAGACTGGAGTTATACGGACACCGGGTCGGAAGTGGTTCCACGCATTAGTTGGAACTGtatttttacaatcatttaCATTAAACTTTTTAGCAGAATGGGGTGATAGATCTCAAATAGCAACAATAGTCTTAGGTGCTCGAGAG AATATAGCCGGTGTAATTATAGGAGGGTGTATAGGCCATTTTATTTGTACTGGAATAGCTGTTTTAGGAGGAAGAATGGTAGCTCAAAAAATATCTGTAAGAACAG TGACTCTGATTGGTGGagttgtatttttaatatttgctttGTCAGCATTTTTTGTGATGCCAGAATAA
- the LOC134696272 gene encoding uncharacterized protein LOC134696272 produces MVTKVLLLVGLISMVTSEEYTWMSNALFGSSLELSCNDSSVMIQSDDKVSWKTPDGKNVTEGYTDSDYKVKGGQGEILLIENLMFANMGIYTCTVTKSSDGMVRAYRLRGVNLDGPQFANLNEKYEENITVAFIASLVFAVPLVGIMVLEKCRYEKRNEDKTGQAYIVPQEKKTPPQVVVTAYDNPACDNQIDDFSTQL; encoded by the coding sequence ATGGTTACAAAAGTATTGCTGTTAGTTGGATTAATTTCCATGGTTACCTCTGAGGAATACACCTGGATGTCTAATGCTCTATTTGGATCGTCACTTGAGCTTTCCTGTAATGACTCCAGCGTAATGATCCAATCAGACGACAAAGTTTCCTGGAAAACCCCGGATGGAAAAAATGTGACCGAGGGATATACTGATTCTGACTATAAGGTCAAAGGAGGACAGGGAGAAATACTTCTCATAGAAAATCTCATGTTCGCCAACATGGGGATCTATACATGTACTGTTACCAAGTCTTCCGATGGTATGGTACGTGCCTATCGGTTACGTGGAGTTAATCTTGATGGTCCACAATTCGCtaacttaaatgaaaaatatgaagaaaacatCACAGTTGCCTTCATTGCTTCGTTAGTATTTGCTGTACCGTTGGTAGGAATAATGGTTCTCGAGAAATGCCGATATGAAAAACGGAACGAAGACAAAACAGGACAAGCCTACATCGTGCCTCAAGAGAAGAAAACTCCACCGCAAGTGGTTGTTACTGCCTACGATAATCCGGCGTGTGATAACCAAATAGATGACTTTTCAACACAGCTGTAA
- the LOC134696004 gene encoding uncharacterized protein LOC134696004 encodes MPVCMIDCFNEIIQDIAWYKISLQNDKMYYFIQISLSMMYLSNILLTGLCAMLFTSSYAASLSYNYFDEMAQTYCTSQGKGNWVFAIRRDCNGIAPTCNSICSGAKHDMLKSIKDQRNSVACFDAYQVRKQHAHLRHDSTNTQPDAGKVNMVTYGYGSKGCSWRPNHCGPNYCCCKAF; translated from the exons ATGCCAGTCTGTATGATAGATTGTTTCAACGAAATCATTCAGGATATTGCATGGTATAAAATAAGtctacaaaatgacaaaatgtattACTTCATACAGATTTCACTGTCAATGATgtatctttctaatattttgttgaCCGGTTTATGTGCAA TGTTGTTTACATCAAGTTATGCAGCTAGTCTGAGCTATAACTACTTCGATGAGATGGCGCAGACCTACTGCACAAGTCAAGGCAAAGGTAACTGGGTGTTTGCAATAAGGAGAGACTGTAACGGAATAGCACCAACCTGTAACTCTATTTGCAGTGGAGCAAAACATGATATGCTTAAATCAATCAAAGACCAAAGAAATAG CGTTGCTTGTTTCGATGCATACCAGGTTAGAAAGCAACATGCACATCTCCGACATGACAGTACTAATACCCAACCCGATGCCGGAAAAGTTAACATGGTAACTTACGGATATGGAAGTAAAGGATGTAGCTGGAGACCTAATCACTGTGGGCCTAATTATTGCTGCTGTAAAGCTTTCTga